In a single window of the Massilia oculi genome:
- a CDS encoding TolC family protein, translating to MSKRVKSIIIPTTISIWRIGSSDRTVCAADGGLTIGHREQDMGGRVLLSGAMAVLLALADAARADTGVDYADALRLARSSAGTVNGARLDLQAKQLQAEALRRIDGPDVRLSGFMGRVSTTLSVDTGAIAQLANPVLDSLPPLPALNLPDIPPAISVDRVFDVRSLGLSSVWPLYTGGRLDAVKQIAAGRADEAGASVKSAQDALATQLAERYFAVQLAREASRLRRDAADVAREHQRMARRMEDSGLIAKVERLKADVAVDNALREAAKADSDLEIAQLALRRLLDTPEAVMPTTPLFVHEQTPGSLASFIDAAMALNASWKQIASKKKQADGALQLQGRAFSPSVIGIANYNLNRGSSSRANWLVGVSVSVPLVERIDRAKMISAARIEQQRVDTAAEQAGRDIPTLAESQWRSMEDARLRYLSMASAIALAEETLRLAQVAFRHGQATSADVADASLNHTKSALERAQAAYDYVIALAKLLGTAGEPDRLVVLSRTATHTVDFKKE from the coding sequence ATGAGCAAGCGCGTCAAAAGTATTATCATTCCAACTACAATATCCATCTGGCGTATTGGATCAAGCGACCGGACCGTCTGCGCCGCGGACGGCGGGCTGACGATCGGACACCGGGAGCAGGACATGGGGGGGCGGGTTCTTTTGTCTGGCGCCATGGCCGTGCTGTTGGCGCTTGCCGACGCGGCGCGCGCCGATACCGGCGTCGACTACGCCGACGCGCTGCGCCTGGCGCGATCCAGCGCCGGGACGGTGAATGGGGCCAGGCTCGATTTACAGGCGAAGCAATTGCAAGCCGAAGCGCTGCGCCGCATCGACGGGCCGGACGTGCGCCTGTCGGGCTTCATGGGACGGGTCTCGACCACGCTCAGCGTCGACACCGGCGCCATCGCCCAGCTGGCCAATCCGGTGCTCGACTCCCTGCCGCCCCTGCCGGCGCTGAACCTGCCGGACATCCCCCCGGCCATCAGCGTCGATCGTGTGTTCGACGTTCGTTCACTCGGGCTGAGCTCGGTCTGGCCCCTCTATACGGGCGGGCGTCTCGACGCGGTCAAGCAGATCGCCGCGGGACGGGCAGACGAAGCCGGCGCAAGCGTCAAGTCGGCGCAGGACGCGCTCGCGACCCAGCTGGCGGAACGCTATTTCGCGGTGCAGCTGGCCAGGGAGGCCAGTCGATTGCGGCGCGATGCGGCAGACGTGGCCAGGGAGCACCAGCGAATGGCGCGCAGGATGGAGGATAGCGGACTGATCGCCAAGGTCGAGCGCCTGAAAGCCGATGTTGCCGTCGACAATGCGCTGAGAGAAGCGGCCAAGGCGGACAGCGATCTGGAGATCGCGCAGCTCGCGCTGCGCCGCCTGCTCGACACGCCCGAGGCCGTGATGCCGACCACACCGTTGTTCGTCCACGAGCAAACGCCCGGCTCGCTCGCCTCGTTCATCGACGCGGCCATGGCCTTGAACGCTTCCTGGAAACAAATCGCCAGTAAGAAAAAACAGGCCGACGGGGCGCTGCAACTGCAAGGCCGCGCATTCAGCCCCAGCGTCATCGGCATCGCCAACTACAACCTCAATCGCGGCAGCTCGAGCCGCGCCAACTGGCTGGTCGGCGTGTCGGTGAGCGTGCCGCTGGTCGAACGCATCGACCGCGCGAAAATGATTTCCGCCGCCAGGATCGAACAACAGCGTGTCGACACCGCTGCCGAGCAAGCCGGACGCGATATCCCGACCCTGGCGGAAAGCCAGTGGCGATCCATGGAGGACGCGCGGCTGCGTTATCTGTCGATGGCGTCCGCGATCGCGTTGGCGGAGGAAACGCTGCGCCTGGCGCAGGTGGCTTTTCGCCATGGCCAGGCCACCTCGGCCGACGTGGCCGACGCCTCGCTCAATCACACCAAATCCGCGCTCGAGCGCGCACAGGCGGCATACGACTACGTGATCGCGCTGGCGAAGCTGCTCGGCACCGCTGGCGAGCCGGACCGCCTGGTCGTGCTGTCCCGGACGGCAACGCACACCGTCGATTTCAAGAAGGAATGA
- a CDS encoding NADP-dependent oxidoreductase produces the protein MPQSANVNRSIVLQQRPQGAPDADTFRLDESPVPVPQEGQVLLRTLMLSLDPYMRGRISDAKSYAEPVAVGAVMVGGTVSRVQASRHPDFQPGQLVLCYSGWQDYALSDGAGLNKLGDDAQLASRALGVLGMPGFTAYMGLLDIGQPRAGETVVVAAASGAVGSLVGQIARLQGARAVGIAGGADKCRYVVDELGFDACVDHRAPDFAQQLAAACSSGIDVYFENVGGAVFDAVLPLLNTKARVPVCGLIADYNATTLPPGPDRLGLLARTILTKRIRMQGFIIFDDYGARYGEFFAQMSRWLDEGKIKFREDVVDGLENAPQAFIGLLEGKNFGKLMVRVAPD, from the coding sequence ATGCCGCAAAGCGCCAATGTCAACCGCAGCATCGTGCTGCAACAGCGTCCCCAGGGGGCGCCCGACGCCGACACCTTCCGCCTGGACGAGTCGCCGGTCCCCGTTCCGCAAGAAGGGCAGGTGCTGCTGCGCACGCTCATGCTGTCCCTCGACCCCTATATGCGCGGGCGCATCAGCGACGCCAAATCGTACGCCGAGCCGGTCGCGGTCGGCGCCGTCATGGTGGGCGGCACGGTATCGCGCGTGCAAGCCTCGCGCCATCCCGACTTCCAGCCTGGCCAGCTGGTGCTGTGCTACAGCGGTTGGCAGGACTACGCACTGTCCGACGGCGCCGGCTTGAACAAGCTTGGCGATGACGCGCAACTGGCCTCGCGCGCACTCGGGGTGCTCGGCATGCCGGGCTTCACCGCCTACATGGGCCTGCTGGACATCGGCCAGCCGCGGGCGGGCGAGACCGTCGTGGTCGCGGCGGCCAGCGGCGCGGTCGGCTCGCTGGTCGGACAGATCGCCAGGCTCCAGGGCGCGCGCGCGGTCGGTATCGCTGGCGGCGCCGACAAATGCCGCTATGTGGTCGACGAACTCGGCTTCGACGCCTGCGTCGACCACCGCGCGCCGGATTTCGCGCAGCAGCTGGCCGCGGCCTGCTCTTCCGGCATCGACGTCTATTTCGAGAACGTCGGCGGCGCCGTGTTCGACGCCGTCCTGCCCTTGCTGAATACCAAGGCGCGCGTGCCGGTCTGCGGCTTGATCGCCGACTACAACGCCACCACGCTGCCGCCGGGCCCGGACCGGCTTGGCCTGCTGGCACGCACGATCCTGACCAAGCGCATCAGGATGCAAGGCTTTATTATTTTTGACGATTACGGCGCGCGCTATGGCGAGTTTTTTGCGCAGATGAGCCGATGGCTCGACGAAGGCAAGATCAAGTTCCGCGAGGACGTCGTCGATGGCCTCGAGAATGCGCCTCAAGCCTTCATCGGCCTGCTCGAGGGGAAGAATTTCGGCAAGCTCATGGTGCGCGTCGCGCCCGACTAA
- a CDS encoding type 1 glutamine amidotransferase domain-containing protein, with the protein MNVLMVVTSHDRLGDTGKKTGFWLEEFAAPYYALKDAGADVTVVSPLGGQPPLDPKSDEEDAQTDATRRFKADDAAQAVLANTGKLAEVSAADFDAVFYPGGHGPLWDLAEDKASIALIEAMAAAGKPVAVVCHAPGVLRHVKAADRSPLVKGKQVTGFANTEEEAVGLTAVVPFLVEDMLKQHGGLYSKGADWQSHVLTDGRLITGQNPASSEESAKALLKLLA; encoded by the coding sequence ATGAACGTTTTGATGGTAGTGACCTCGCACGACCGACTCGGCGATACCGGAAAGAAAACCGGTTTCTGGCTCGAGGAATTCGCTGCGCCGTATTACGCGCTGAAGGATGCCGGCGCCGACGTCACGGTGGTCTCGCCGCTGGGCGGGCAGCCGCCCCTCGACCCCAAGAGCGACGAAGAGGATGCGCAGACCGACGCCACGCGCCGGTTCAAGGCGGACGACGCTGCCCAGGCCGTGCTTGCCAATACCGGCAAGCTGGCCGAAGTGAGCGCCGCCGATTTCGACGCCGTATTCTATCCCGGCGGACATGGTCCGCTATGGGACCTGGCCGAAGACAAGGCCTCGATCGCCCTGATCGAAGCGATGGCCGCTGCCGGCAAGCCGGTCGCCGTCGTATGCCACGCACCGGGCGTGCTGCGCCATGTGAAGGCCGCGGACCGGAGTCCGCTCGTCAAGGGCAAGCAAGTGACCGGATTTGCCAACACCGAGGAAGAGGCAGTCGGTCTCACGGCGGTGGTGCCCTTCCTGGTCGAGGACATGCTCAAGCAACACGGCGGCCTGTATTCGAAAGGCGCAGACTGGCAGTCCCATGTACTCACCGATGGCCGCCTGATCACCGGACAAAATCCTGCCTCGTCGGAGGAAAGCGCAAAGGCCCTGCTCAAGCTGCTGGCGTAG
- a CDS encoding AbgT family transporter, whose translation MTAQATGAKPRGLNRVLNWIEVAGNKLPDPAILFALLLAVVWATSWAMSSLVFNDIDPRTGAPIEIRNLLAPAALTDFMAKMVNTFVTFPPLGVVLVAMLGLGVAEYTGFINAGLRKILAVTPKFLLTPVLIGVGILSHVAVDAGYVLVIPLGAVIFYAAGRHPLAGIAAAFAGVSGGFSATFFVPSSLDPLLAGLTQVAARLSSDPAAASIVINPLNNYYFTTASTFLVILVGWFLTDKVIEPRLNKSSPVDGDPAGLPTMDALQPNEIKGLRWAGIAMVASLALLLLSLMPEGSAWRSPSTGELTHSSAPLMQSIVALIFIFFLIPGVVYGYVAGTAKNHRDIVKGMSHAMSGMGYYVVMAFFCAQFIFAFGQSNLGALIALKGALWLREMAFPLGITLAGIVLLSAMVNLFIGSASAKWALIAAVMVPMLMELGVSPDMTQAAYRVGDSSTNIITPLLPYFPLIIVFCRKYVQSTGIGTLIALMLPYSLSLLVIWTAFLLGFWALEMPLGIGSSYTYPAER comes from the coding sequence ATGACTGCACAAGCAACTGGCGCCAAACCGCGTGGATTGAACCGTGTCCTGAACTGGATCGAAGTGGCAGGCAACAAGCTGCCCGATCCGGCCATCCTTTTCGCACTGCTGCTGGCCGTGGTCTGGGCCACGTCCTGGGCCATGTCCAGCCTGGTCTTCAACGACATCGACCCGCGCACCGGCGCGCCGATCGAGATCAGGAATCTGCTGGCCCCGGCCGCCCTGACGGATTTCATGGCGAAGATGGTCAATACCTTCGTCACCTTCCCGCCGCTTGGCGTGGTGCTGGTGGCGATGCTGGGGCTGGGCGTGGCGGAATACACGGGGTTCATCAACGCCGGGCTGCGCAAGATCCTGGCGGTGACGCCGAAGTTCCTGCTGACGCCGGTGCTGATCGGCGTAGGCATCCTGAGCCACGTGGCCGTCGATGCCGGCTATGTGCTGGTCATTCCGCTGGGCGCCGTCATTTTCTACGCCGCCGGGCGCCATCCGCTGGCGGGCATCGCGGCAGCCTTCGCCGGCGTATCGGGCGGCTTTTCCGCGACCTTCTTCGTTCCCTCCAGCCTCGATCCGCTGCTGGCCGGCCTGACCCAGGTCGCCGCGCGGCTGTCGTCCGACCCGGCCGCCGCATCGATCGTGATCAATCCGCTCAATAACTACTATTTCACGACGGCCTCGACCTTTCTCGTGATCCTGGTCGGCTGGTTCCTGACCGACAAGGTGATCGAGCCGCGGCTGAACAAGAGTTCGCCGGTCGACGGCGATCCTGCCGGCCTGCCCACGATGGACGCCCTGCAGCCGAACGAGATCAAGGGCCTGCGCTGGGCCGGCATCGCGATGGTCGCCAGCCTGGCCCTGTTGCTGCTTTCGCTGATGCCGGAAGGTTCGGCCTGGCGCTCGCCGAGTACGGGCGAGCTGACGCACTCTTCGGCGCCGCTGATGCAGTCGATCGTCGCGCTGATCTTCATCTTCTTCCTGATTCCCGGCGTGGTCTACGGCTATGTCGCCGGCACCGCGAAGAACCACCGCGACATCGTCAAGGGCATGAGCCATGCCATGAGCGGCATGGGTTACTACGTGGTCATGGCATTCTTCTGCGCGCAGTTCATCTTCGCGTTCGGGCAATCCAACCTCGGCGCCCTGATCGCCCTCAAGGGGGCATTGTGGCTCCGGGAGATGGCGTTCCCGCTCGGAATCACGCTGGCGGGCATCGTGCTGCTGTCCGCCATGGTCAACCTGTTCATCGGTTCGGCCTCGGCCAAGTGGGCCCTGATCGCGGCAGTCATGGTGCCGATGCTGATGGAACTCGGGGTGTCGCCGGACATGACTCAGGCGGCCTACCGGGTGGGCGACTCCTCCACCAATATCATCACGCCCCTGCTGCCTTACTTCCCCTTGATCATCGTCTTTTGCCGGAAATACGTGCAATCGACCGGCATCGGCACCCTGATCGCGCTGATGTTGCCGTATTCGCTCAGCCTGCTCGTCATCTGGACCGCGTTCCTGCTCGGATTCTGGGCGCTGGAAATGCCGCTCGGGATCGGCTCGTCGTACACCTATCCGGCCGAGCGTTGA
- a CDS encoding TerD family protein: MSTTLQTGHRINLEKSAPGLKRVRIGLGWKVNAAEGHAFDLDSSVFLCRKDADDHPVMISNAHFVYYNHTTSPDGAVVHSGDNRTGDKDGDDEVITVDLAKVDAAVMEMPIVVTIHEAEARKQNFGAVSGAYVKVYNDETGETIAEYNLNEDYSDKTALQFGSLYRRDGEWRFQAVGAGFKLNLATFIRKLGGTV, encoded by the coding sequence ATGTCGACGACGCTCCAGACTGGCCACCGCATCAACCTCGAAAAATCCGCACCGGGTTTGAAGCGCGTGCGGATCGGCCTCGGATGGAAGGTCAATGCGGCCGAGGGCCATGCCTTCGATCTCGACTCGTCGGTGTTCCTGTGCCGGAAGGACGCGGACGACCATCCGGTCATGATCAGCAACGCCCACTTCGTCTACTACAACCACACGACCTCGCCCGATGGCGCGGTGGTGCACTCGGGCGACAACCGCACCGGCGACAAGGATGGCGACGATGAGGTGATCACCGTCGACCTGGCCAAGGTCGACGCGGCGGTGATGGAAATGCCGATCGTGGTCACCATCCACGAGGCCGAGGCGCGCAAGCAGAACTTCGGCGCCGTCTCCGGCGCCTATGTGAAGGTGTACAACGACGAGACCGGCGAGACCATCGCGGAATACAACCTGAACGAAGACTATTCGGACAAGACCGCGCTGCAATTCGGTTCGCTGTACCGCAGGGATGGCGAGTGGCGTTTCCAGGCCGTTGGCGCGGGGTTCAAGCTGAACCTGGCGACGTTCATTCGCAAGCTCGGCGGTACAGTCTGA
- a CDS encoding toxic anion resistance protein: MKPLFSSEDEAKAASTTPVTPAAGLPPLLDPALTPDALPALRPEAGAKPAIPVDLTGIDDKAIETLGSAAGPGVAKVSAKLLGTVRASDADVFGTQLNELIATSKGLDPAKLKSGGLLSRVSNMFGSVKEKMLSQYQVVESRMDTLVSEMTRHANVHRARIHDFDEMYKGLEVYYQGLDADVKKGEAWADRLRQAVAQQAAAANAFEAQQATELRRRLERLEKRIDDLRRAMLMATQMVPQIRLSQDNARALTDTFTDIVNVSIPAWRNVFSLYLLQLEAKQSAAVANAAYDATDAAFRAQADMLLENTETVARAKQRSIVSLETAQHVQTQLVTAFDKLEQISNEGQQRRRDELPKLQALEQELIARFSPGAA, translated from the coding sequence ATGAAACCGCTGTTCTCCTCCGAAGACGAAGCGAAGGCCGCATCGACGACCCCCGTGACGCCTGCCGCCGGTCTGCCGCCCCTGCTGGATCCGGCCCTGACGCCGGACGCGCTGCCGGCGTTGCGGCCAGAGGCGGGAGCAAAGCCGGCGATCCCCGTCGATCTCACCGGCATCGACGACAAGGCCATCGAGACCCTGGGCAGCGCGGCCGGGCCGGGTGTGGCGAAGGTGTCGGCCAAGCTGCTGGGCACCGTGCGCGCCTCGGACGCCGACGTGTTCGGCACGCAGCTGAACGAACTGATCGCCACCTCGAAGGGACTGGATCCGGCCAAGCTCAAATCGGGCGGCCTGCTGTCGCGCGTGTCGAACATGTTCGGCTCGGTCAAGGAAAAGATGCTGTCGCAATACCAGGTGGTCGAATCGCGCATGGACACCCTGGTGTCCGAGATGACGCGCCATGCGAACGTGCACCGGGCGCGCATCCACGATTTCGACGAGATGTACAAGGGGCTCGAGGTCTACTATCAGGGCCTGGACGCCGACGTGAAGAAGGGCGAAGCCTGGGCCGACCGGCTGCGCCAGGCGGTCGCCCAGCAAGCCGCGGCGGCCAATGCCTTCGAGGCGCAGCAGGCGACCGAACTGCGGCGCCGTCTCGAGCGTCTCGAAAAACGCATCGACGACCTGCGCCGCGCGATGCTGATGGCCACGCAGATGGTGCCGCAGATCCGCCTGTCGCAAGACAATGCGCGCGCCTTGACGGACACCTTCACGGACATCGTCAATGTGTCGATCCCGGCCTGGCGCAATGTGTTCTCGCTCTACCTGCTGCAGCTGGAAGCCAAGCAGAGCGCGGCGGTCGCCAATGCCGCCTACGACGCCACCGACGCGGCCTTCCGCGCCCAGGCCGATATGCTGCTGGAAAATACCGAGACGGTCGCGCGCGCCAAGCAGCGCTCGATCGTCAGTCTTGAAACCGCGCAGCACGTGCAGACGCAGCTGGTGACCGCGTTCGACAAGCTCGAGCAGATCTCGAACGAAGGCCAGCAGCGCCGCCGCGACGAGCTGCCGAAACTGCAGGCGCTGGAACAGGAGCTGATCGCCAGGTTCTCGCCAGGCGCGGCGTAA
- a CDS encoding DUF885 domain-containing protein, giving the protein MTRSLPPTLRTALRTVLCTALFAALPAVAQVKTPATPEKMNQLYSDYWEDYLRENPIAATFNGDHRYNDRFGPTSSAESRKQTRALAEKYLASSDKFDPAPLQSEDRISYDLLRYRLQQDLDGLRFPSDLVPVDQFSGLHLLMAQLGSGASTQPFQTVQDYENWLKRAAGYAPAVDDSIANMRTGIKQGIVMPKALIQRVLPQLENVGSDNLDTSTYMGPTRKFPESFSAADKARLTEAYGKMVREQLAPANRKLLAFMRDTYLPAGRDTAGIGALPGGKEWYAFLARRSTTTDLTPEQIHEIGLSEVARIRAQFEEAKTKVGFKGTLKEFFAHLNTAPELRFKSREDIQAAYEAMRPRVEAKVDQLFARVPKAPFEIRPVEAFREVSAAPASYQRGSVDGKRPGVFYFNAYKPETRTNFTTTAFFLHEAIPGHHFERSLAQETTGLPAFRRFGGSTAFSEGWGLYSEMLGQEIGMYDDPWQWVGRLTAEIWRGVRLVVDTGIHAKGWTREQAIAYFMDNVPQNEVTAVQEVERYIAIPGQALSYKIGELKLRELRTRAEKTLGKDFDLRAFHNEVLSHGAVPLDVLEAATDRWIAAQKKG; this is encoded by the coding sequence ATGACCCGCTCGCTCCCCCCTACCCTGCGCACTGCGCTGCGCACCGTGCTGTGCACCGCGCTGTTCGCCGCCCTCCCCGCCGTCGCCCAAGTCAAGACGCCGGCCACGCCGGAAAAGATGAACCAGTTATATAGCGACTACTGGGAAGACTACCTGCGCGAAAACCCGATCGCCGCCACCTTCAATGGCGACCATCGCTACAACGACCGCTTCGGTCCGACCTCGTCGGCCGAGAGCCGCAAGCAGACCCGCGCGCTGGCCGAAAAATACCTCGCCAGCAGCGACAAGTTCGATCCGGCGCCGCTGCAGTCGGAAGACCGCATCAGCTATGACCTGCTGCGCTACCGCCTGCAGCAAGACCTGGACGGCCTGCGCTTCCCGTCCGACCTGGTGCCGGTCGATCAGTTCTCCGGCCTGCATCTGCTGATGGCCCAACTGGGTTCCGGGGCCTCGACGCAGCCATTCCAGACCGTGCAGGACTACGAGAACTGGCTCAAGCGCGCCGCCGGCTACGCGCCGGCTGTCGACGACAGCATCGCCAATATGCGCACCGGCATCAAGCAGGGCATCGTGATGCCGAAGGCGCTGATCCAGCGCGTGCTGCCGCAGCTCGAGAACGTCGGCAGCGACAATCTCGACACCAGCACCTATATGGGGCCGACCAGGAAATTCCCGGAATCCTTCAGCGCTGCCGACAAGGCGCGCCTGACTGAGGCCTACGGCAAGATGGTGCGCGAACAGCTGGCGCCGGCCAACCGCAAGCTGCTGGCCTTCATGCGCGATACTTACCTGCCGGCGGGCCGCGACACGGCCGGCATCGGCGCTCTTCCCGGCGGCAAGGAGTGGTATGCCTTCCTGGCGCGCCGTTCGACCACGACCGACCTCACGCCGGAACAGATCCACGAGATCGGCCTGAGCGAAGTCGCGCGCATCCGCGCGCAGTTCGAGGAAGCCAAGACCAAGGTCGGCTTCAAGGGCACGCTGAAGGAATTCTTCGCTCACCTCAACACCGCGCCCGAGCTGCGCTTCAAGTCGCGCGAAGACATCCAGGCGGCCTACGAGGCGATGCGTCCGCGCGTCGAGGCCAAGGTCGACCAGCTGTTCGCGCGCGTGCCGAAGGCGCCGTTCGAGATCCGTCCGGTGGAAGCCTTCCGCGAAGTGAGCGCGGCCCCGGCCTCCTACCAGCGCGGCTCGGTCGACGGCAAGCGTCCCGGCGTGTTCTACTTCAACGCCTACAAGCCCGAGACCCGCACCAACTTCACGACCACCGCCTTCTTCCTGCACGAAGCCATTCCCGGCCACCACTTCGAGCGCAGCCTGGCGCAGGAAACGACCGGCCTGCCGGCCTTCCGCCGCTTCGGCGGCAGCACCGCCTTCTCGGAAGGCTGGGGCCTGTACAGCGAAATGCTGGGCCAGGAGATCGGCATGTACGACGATCCATGGCAGTGGGTGGGCCGCCTGACCGCCGAGATCTGGCGCGGCGTGCGCCTGGTGGTCGATACCGGCATCCACGCGAAAGGCTGGACGCGTGAGCAGGCGATCGCCTACTTCATGGACAACGTGCCGCAGAACGAGGTGACGGCGGTGCAGGAGGTGGAACGCTATATCGCGATTCCGGGCCAGGCACTCAGCTACAAGATCGGCGAACTGAAGCTGCGCGAACTGCGTACGCGCGCCGAGAAGACCCTGGGCAAGGACTTCGACCTGCGCGCCTTCCATAACGAGGTGCTGTCGCACGGCGCGGTGCCGCTCGACGTGCTCGAGGCGGCGACCGACCGCTGGATCGCGGCCCAGAAGAAGGGCTGA
- a CDS encoding PKD domain-containing protein, with protein MRIARRNDVSTGSPISGLSRLVLLVAAMWTSAATLAQPASGEADGKHGAQRTSYRVINLGPGTIATYPDINAAGQVAFSMVNGGRTTGFFFDGATAKDIGSLGGGITYANDLNEAGQIAGTSVNERGVENAFVWSAGGGMLDIRAEPGRGRSYGWAINNRGVVTGSFGDPARPFRWSHAGGVEDLGVTPAFQQPSGRVLNDAGLIAGVTTIDDEFTRVFAWTRASGLVDIDTLGSVESSPVAVGAGGEVAGNRLASWDDGGDRPFLWTRATGMVDLGIGPGTAAWVNAMTPGLHIAGGIGFADGRQRAMSWTRRGGMRELGTLGGRTSVARGVNAKGQIVGFAEDTAGAMRAFVWSAGGGMLDLNRLLRRAPPTLVLEHAMAINERGEIVASSNAGLVLLRPDQGRHGERKSGHTVGPIVAPRTIGVGAPLQASVSFVHGDRVGTRGVDWSWGDGSGGAARRIDERGGVGTARASHGFSAPGNYTVTATVVGRDGRRTVVSQEVEVTAP; from the coding sequence ATGCGTATCGCTCGAAGAAACGATGTGTCGACCGGCAGCCCGATATCGGGGCTGTCCCGCCTGGTCTTGCTGGTGGCCGCGATGTGGACATCCGCCGCGACGCTTGCGCAGCCGGCGTCTGGCGAAGCGGATGGAAAACACGGCGCGCAGCGCACCAGCTACCGTGTGATCAATCTCGGCCCCGGCACGATCGCGACCTACCCCGACATCAACGCCGCCGGCCAGGTGGCTTTCTCGATGGTGAACGGTGGACGCACGACGGGTTTCTTCTTCGATGGAGCAACTGCAAAAGACATCGGCTCGCTGGGCGGCGGCATCACGTATGCGAACGACCTGAACGAGGCCGGCCAGATCGCCGGCACGTCGGTCAACGAACGGGGCGTCGAGAACGCCTTCGTCTGGAGCGCGGGTGGCGGCATGCTCGACATCCGCGCCGAGCCGGGGCGGGGCCGTTCGTATGGCTGGGCCATCAACAACCGCGGCGTCGTCACCGGCTCGTTCGGCGACCCGGCGCGTCCGTTCCGCTGGAGCCATGCGGGCGGGGTGGAAGACCTGGGCGTCACGCCGGCCTTCCAGCAACCTTCCGGCCGCGTCCTCAATGACGCCGGCCTGATCGCCGGCGTGACCACGATCGACGACGAATTCACGCGCGTGTTCGCCTGGACGCGCGCGAGCGGCCTGGTCGACATCGACACGCTGGGCAGCGTCGAGTCGTCGCCCGTGGCCGTCGGCGCCGGGGGCGAGGTGGCGGGCAACCGTCTGGCCTCCTGGGACGATGGCGGCGATCGTCCCTTCCTGTGGACGCGCGCCACCGGCATGGTCGACCTCGGGATCGGCCCCGGCACCGCGGCCTGGGTCAATGCGATGACGCCAGGCCTGCACATCGCGGGCGGCATCGGTTTTGCCGACGGACGCCAGCGCGCGATGTCGTGGACGCGGCGCGGCGGGATGCGCGAACTCGGCACCTTGGGAGGGAGGACCTCGGTCGCGCGCGGCGTCAATGCCAAGGGGCAGATCGTCGGCTTTGCCGAGGACACGGCCGGCGCCATGCGCGCCTTTGTCTGGAGCGCCGGAGGCGGCATGCTGGACCTGAACCGGCTGCTGCGCCGCGCGCCGCCGACGCTGGTGCTCGAACATGCGATGGCGATCAACGAGCGGGGCGAGATCGTGGCCAGCTCGAATGCCGGACTGGTATTACTCAGGCCGGATCAGGGACGCCATGGTGAACGCAAAAGCGGACACACGGTCGGCCCGATCGTCGCGCCACGCACGATCGGGGTCGGCGCGCCGCTGCAGGCGTCGGTGTCCTTCGTGCATGGCGACCGGGTCGGCACGCGCGGTGTGGATTGGTCGTGGGGAGATGGCAGCGGCGGGGCGGCGCGCCGGATCGACGAGCGCGGCGGCGTCGGTACTGCTCGCGCCAGCCACGGTTTCTCGGCGCCGGGGAACTATACGGTGACGGCCACGGTGGTCGGCCGGGATGGCCGTCGCACCGTGGTCAGCCAGGAGGTGGAAGTGACTGCGCCGTAG